The Apodemus sylvaticus chromosome 5, mApoSyl1.1, whole genome shotgun sequence genome has a segment encoding these proteins:
- the LOC127684472 gene encoding protein S100-A11-like, translated as MPTETERCIESLIAVFQKYSGKDGNSCQLSKTEFLSFMNMELAAFTKNQKDPGVLDCTTKKPDLNNDGQLDFQEFINLIGSLAIGCHDFFRRTSQKCI; from the coding sequence ATGCCTACAGAAACTGAGAGATGCATCGAATCCCTGATTGCTGTTTTCCAAAAGTACAGTGGGAAGGATGGAAACAGCTGTCAACTCTCGAAAACAGAATTCCTTTCCTTCATGAACATGGAGCTGGCCGCCTTCACGAAGAACCAGAAGGACCCCGGTGTTCTTGACTGCACGACGAAGAAGCCGGACCTCAACAATGATGGGCAGCTAGATTTCCAAGAGTTTATCAACCTTATTGGCAGCTTAGCTATAGGGTGCCACGACTTCTTCCGCAGAACTTCCCAGAAGTGTATCTAA